A region of Mesoplodon densirostris isolate mMesDen1 chromosome 11, mMesDen1 primary haplotype, whole genome shotgun sequence DNA encodes the following proteins:
- the PRKAG1 gene encoding 5'-AMP-activated protein kinase subunit gamma-1 isoform X1: MRSRVSVLSRDPAPPLLRRVHLLGLGRARACLRSVVTSSDNYSALENEHPQETPESNNSVYTSFMKSHRCYDLIPTSSKLVVFDTSLQVKKAFFALVTNGVRAAPLWDSKKQSFVGMLTITDFINILHRYYKSALVQIYELEEHKIETWREVYLQDSFKPLVCISPNASLFDAVSSLIRNKIHRLPVIDPESGNTLYILTHKRILKFLKLFITEFPKPEFMSKSLEELQIGTYANIAMVRTTTPVYVALGIFVQHRVSALPVVDEKGRVVDIYSKFDVINLAAEKTYNNLDVSVTKALQHRSHHFEGVLKCYLHETLETIINRLVEAEVHRLVVVDENDVVKGIVSLSDILQALVLTGGEKP, encoded by the exons GTCACTTCTTCAGATAACTACTCAGCTCTGGAAAATGAGCATCCTCAAG AGACTCCAGAATCCAACAATAGCGTGTATACTTCCTTCATGAAGTCTCATCGCTGCTATGACCTGATTCCCACAAGCTCAAAATTGGTTGTATTTGATACTTCCCTTCAG GTGAAGAAAGCTTTCTTTGCTTTGGTGACTAATGGTGTCCGAGCTGCCCCTTTGTGGGATAGTAAGAAGCAAAGTTTTGTGG GCATGCTGACCATCACTGATTTCATCAATATTCTGCACCGCTACTATAAATCAGCCCTG GTACAGATCTATGAGCTGGAAGAACACAAGATAGAAACTTGGAGAG AGGTGTACCTACAGGACTCCTTTAAACCACTTGTCTGCATTTCTCCTAATGCCAG CTTGTTTGATGCTGTTTCTTCATTAATTCGAAACAAGATCCACAGGCTGCCAGTGATTGACCCGGAATCAGGCAACACCTTGTACATCCTCACCCACAAGCGCATCCTCAAATTCCTCAAGTTGTTT ATCACTGAGTTCCCCAAGCCAGAGTTCATGTCTAAGTCTCTGGAAGAGCTACAGATCGGCACCTATGCTAACATTGCTATGGTCCGCACTACTACCCCCGTCTATGTGGCTCTGGGCATCTTTGTACAGCACCGAGTCTCAGCCCTGCCAGTGGTGGAtgagaaag GGCGTGTGGTGGACATCTACTCCAAGTTTGATGTTATC aaTCTGGCAgcagaaaagacctacaacaaccTAGATGTGTCAGTGACCAAAGCCCTGCAACATCGATCGCATCACTTTGAGGGTGTCCTCAAGTGCTACCTGCATGAGACTCTGGAAACCATCATCAACAGGCTGGTAGAAGCAGAG GTTCACCGACTTGTAGTGGTGGATGAGAATGATGTGGTCAAGGGAATTGTATCACTGTCTGACATCCTGCAGGCCCTGGTGCTCACAGGCGGAGAGAAGCCCTGA
- the PRKAG1 gene encoding 5'-AMP-activated protein kinase subunit gamma-1 isoform X2: MEAVTSSDNYSALENEHPQETPESNNSVYTSFMKSHRCYDLIPTSSKLVVFDTSLQVKKAFFALVTNGVRAAPLWDSKKQSFVGMLTITDFINILHRYYKSALVQIYELEEHKIETWREVYLQDSFKPLVCISPNASLFDAVSSLIRNKIHRLPVIDPESGNTLYILTHKRILKFLKLFITEFPKPEFMSKSLEELQIGTYANIAMVRTTTPVYVALGIFVQHRVSALPVVDEKGRVVDIYSKFDVINLAAEKTYNNLDVSVTKALQHRSHHFEGVLKCYLHETLETIINRLVEAEVHRLVVVDENDVVKGIVSLSDILQALVLTGGEKP; the protein is encoded by the exons GTCACTTCTTCAGATAACTACTCAGCTCTGGAAAATGAGCATCCTCAAG AGACTCCAGAATCCAACAATAGCGTGTATACTTCCTTCATGAAGTCTCATCGCTGCTATGACCTGATTCCCACAAGCTCAAAATTGGTTGTATTTGATACTTCCCTTCAG GTGAAGAAAGCTTTCTTTGCTTTGGTGACTAATGGTGTCCGAGCTGCCCCTTTGTGGGATAGTAAGAAGCAAAGTTTTGTGG GCATGCTGACCATCACTGATTTCATCAATATTCTGCACCGCTACTATAAATCAGCCCTG GTACAGATCTATGAGCTGGAAGAACACAAGATAGAAACTTGGAGAG AGGTGTACCTACAGGACTCCTTTAAACCACTTGTCTGCATTTCTCCTAATGCCAG CTTGTTTGATGCTGTTTCTTCATTAATTCGAAACAAGATCCACAGGCTGCCAGTGATTGACCCGGAATCAGGCAACACCTTGTACATCCTCACCCACAAGCGCATCCTCAAATTCCTCAAGTTGTTT ATCACTGAGTTCCCCAAGCCAGAGTTCATGTCTAAGTCTCTGGAAGAGCTACAGATCGGCACCTATGCTAACATTGCTATGGTCCGCACTACTACCCCCGTCTATGTGGCTCTGGGCATCTTTGTACAGCACCGAGTCTCAGCCCTGCCAGTGGTGGAtgagaaag GGCGTGTGGTGGACATCTACTCCAAGTTTGATGTTATC aaTCTGGCAgcagaaaagacctacaacaaccTAGATGTGTCAGTGACCAAAGCCCTGCAACATCGATCGCATCACTTTGAGGGTGTCCTCAAGTGCTACCTGCATGAGACTCTGGAAACCATCATCAACAGGCTGGTAGAAGCAGAG GTTCACCGACTTGTAGTGGTGGATGAGAATGATGTGGTCAAGGGAATTGTATCACTGTCTGACATCCTGCAGGCCCTGGTGCTCACAGGCGGAGAGAAGCCCTGA
- the PRKAG1 gene encoding 5'-AMP-activated protein kinase subunit gamma-1 isoform X4 codes for MKSHRCYDLIPTSSKLVVFDTSLQVKKAFFALVTNGVRAAPLWDSKKQSFVGMLTITDFINILHRYYKSALVQIYELEEHKIETWREVYLQDSFKPLVCISPNASLFDAVSSLIRNKIHRLPVIDPESGNTLYILTHKRILKFLKLFITEFPKPEFMSKSLEELQIGTYANIAMVRTTTPVYVALGIFVQHRVSALPVVDEKGRVVDIYSKFDVINLAAEKTYNNLDVSVTKALQHRSHHFEGVLKCYLHETLETIINRLVEAEVHRLVVVDENDVVKGIVSLSDILQALVLTGGEKP; via the exons ATGAAGTCTCATCGCTGCTATGACCTGATTCCCACAAGCTCAAAATTGGTTGTATTTGATACTTCCCTTCAG GTGAAGAAAGCTTTCTTTGCTTTGGTGACTAATGGTGTCCGAGCTGCCCCTTTGTGGGATAGTAAGAAGCAAAGTTTTGTGG GCATGCTGACCATCACTGATTTCATCAATATTCTGCACCGCTACTATAAATCAGCCCTG GTACAGATCTATGAGCTGGAAGAACACAAGATAGAAACTTGGAGAG AGGTGTACCTACAGGACTCCTTTAAACCACTTGTCTGCATTTCTCCTAATGCCAG CTTGTTTGATGCTGTTTCTTCATTAATTCGAAACAAGATCCACAGGCTGCCAGTGATTGACCCGGAATCAGGCAACACCTTGTACATCCTCACCCACAAGCGCATCCTCAAATTCCTCAAGTTGTTT ATCACTGAGTTCCCCAAGCCAGAGTTCATGTCTAAGTCTCTGGAAGAGCTACAGATCGGCACCTATGCTAACATTGCTATGGTCCGCACTACTACCCCCGTCTATGTGGCTCTGGGCATCTTTGTACAGCACCGAGTCTCAGCCCTGCCAGTGGTGGAtgagaaag GGCGTGTGGTGGACATCTACTCCAAGTTTGATGTTATC aaTCTGGCAgcagaaaagacctacaacaaccTAGATGTGTCAGTGACCAAAGCCCTGCAACATCGATCGCATCACTTTGAGGGTGTCCTCAAGTGCTACCTGCATGAGACTCTGGAAACCATCATCAACAGGCTGGTAGAAGCAGAG GTTCACCGACTTGTAGTGGTGGATGAGAATGATGTGGTCAAGGGAATTGTATCACTGTCTGACATCCTGCAGGCCCTGGTGCTCACAGGCGGAGAGAAGCCCTGA